The Solanum lycopersicum chromosome 9, SLM_r2.1 genome window below encodes:
- the LOC138338486 gene encoding uncharacterized protein: protein MTSSLKLKPPILKGAESEDAYNFLVNCHELLHKMDMVELFGVEFFNYQFQEDAKMWWLSYVECRLATTPPMTWASFSRLFMEKYVPRTLRERRRVELMRLDQGRMWVATYEAKFHVLSRYSTRLCFSPQEWIHRFMKVLRSDMQIPALQVAATTKFFQELVDFVIEVEGVKTDNFTKASTLKKFCKRGYRAHCYAFPERFEVETSDVVIRGTNLICYLLDMPIRVSTPMDRDIDFCIGLESGTHAISIPRYRKALAELRELKVQLQELLGKANVVANAFSRKAGSMGSLAHLQVSRRPLARKVQTLDTDFITLEVLEKGGFLACVEARSSFLDKIKGKQLADEKLSRIRDMAHSSRYSIHLGATKIYRDLRKHYWWSRMKREIVDFVAQCPNCQQLKLTQYAHFILVKMTYNAEKLLKLYISEIVRMHGVSLSIISDRGSQFTSKFWRTLHAKLGTRLDISTSFHPQNDGQSERIIQVLEDMLRACVIDFGGHWDHFFPLAEFVYNNSYHSSIDMVPFEALYGRRRRYPIGWFDAFAVRPWGHDLLRESLEEVKFIKEKLLASQSKKKEYADRKVRDLEFIEGEKVLLKVSPKKGVLRFVKRGKLSPRYIDPFEDLKRLGEVTY, encoded by the exons ATGACCTCTTcattaaagttgaaacctccaatTCTCAAGGGTGCCGAATCTGAAGATGCCTATAATTTCCTAGTtaattgtcatgagctgctacataagatggacatggTGGAGctattcggtgttgagtttttTAACTATCAGTTTCAAGaggatgccaaaatgtggtggctgTCTTATGTGGAGTGTCGACTAGCAACgacaccacctatgacttgggcatcattttctAGATTATTCATGGAGAAGTAtgtaccccggactttgagggaaaGGAGGAGAGTTGAGTTAATGCGCCTAGATCAAGGAAGGATGTGGGTTGCCActtatgaggccaaatttcATGTACTATCTAGGTATTCCACTcggctttgcttcagtccacaagagtggattcaCCGCTTTATGAAAGTATTAAGGTCAGAtatgcagattccagccttacaggtagctgcaaCAACAAAATTCTTTCAGGAACTGGTTGATTTTGTAATTGAGGTAGAGGGGGTAAAGACAGACAACTTCACCAAGGCGTCGACATTAAAGAAGTTTTGTAAGAGAG GTTATagagcccattgttatgctttccctgagAGATTTGAGgtagagacatctgatgttgttatcagaGGTACTAATCTGATATGttatttgcttgacatgcctattcgtgtctctactcctatGG atagggatattgatttttgtattggcCTAGAGTCGGGGACTCACGCCATTTCAATTCCACGTTATAGAAAGGCCCtagctgagttaagagagttaaaggttcaacttcaggagttgttag gaaaagctaatgttgtggcaaaTGCCTttagtagaaaagcagggagcatgggtagtttggcccacttacaggtttctagacgcccattagctagaaaGGTTCAGACTCTGGATACTGACTTTATTACGCTTgaagtactagagaaaggaggatttttggcctgtgtggaggcaagatcttcttttcttgacaagattaagggaaagcaacTTGCAgatgagaagctgagccgaattcgagatatg gctcatagttcaaggtattcaatacatcttggtgcaaccaagatTTATCGTGATTTAAGGAAACActattggtggagtagaatgaagcgtgaaattgttgattttgttgcccaatgtccaaattgtcagcagttaaa GTTAACTCAGTATGCTCACTTCATTCTGGTcaagatgacttacaatgcagagaagttactcaaactctatatctcagagaTTGTTCGAATGCATGGAGtttcactttccatcatatcagatagaggttcacaatttacttctaagttttggaggaCCTTACATGCCAAATTAGGTACTAGACTTGATATTAGTACTTCATTTCATCCTCAGAATGATGGGCAGTCTGAGCGAataattcaagtgttggaggatatgcttcgtgcgtgtgtgatagattttggtggtcattgggatcaTTTTTTTCCATTAGCAGAGTTTgtatacaataatagctatcactcaagtattgatatggtaccatttgaggcattgtatgggaggagacgTAGGTaccctattggttggtttgatgcatttgcggttagaccttggggtcaTGATCTTCTAAGGGAATCGTTAGAAGAGGTGAAATTCATTAAGGAGAAGCTTTTAGCATCTCAGAGTAAgaagaaggagtatgcagatcgaaaggttagagacttggagtttatagAGGGTGAAAaggtcttgctgaaggtttcacccaagAAAGGTGTGCTGAGGTTTGTTAAGAGAGGTAAGCtaagtccgaggtatattgatCCATTTGAAGATCTGAAGCGCTTGGGAGAGGTGACTTATTAA